In Chitinophaga sp. HK235, a single window of DNA contains:
- a CDS encoding saccharopine dehydrogenase C-terminal domain-containing protein produces the protein MKNILLFGAGKSATSLIDYLLANAPRQKWHLTVADHDLMLIKSKTGKSYYATPAAIDIKDQAARQQLIQETDLVISLLPPHLHIIVAKDCLHFKKNLLTASYIDPEVRKLEKDIEKAGLLFMYEMGLDPGIDHMSAMKLIHSIEKKGGQIFSFKSYCGGLISPDSIDNPWQYKISWNARNVVLAGSSGAVYREKGKTREVAYEQLFDHNKTIPVPGLGKLAYYPNRDSLGYMESYKLENIATFMRATLRFPDFCEGWNALIKLGLTNDTNKLQTDHLTYFDWAAQHIEGTDKQAGHEEVMARFLGVSSKSKVIRQLRFLGLLNGDIINLGEQTNAGILQHLVEDKLKMEPSDKDMIVMLHEIEFERRNMATRMHSYMITQGEDNVRTAMAKTVGLPLGIMAKLLLQEKITLTGLQIPVMPEVYNPVLKELEEHDIRFEESFE, from the coding sequence ATGAAGAATATACTGTTGTTTGGGGCCGGAAAATCGGCGACCAGCCTGATCGATTATCTGCTGGCCAATGCCCCTAGACAAAAATGGCATCTCACTGTGGCAGACCATGACCTGATGCTCATCAAATCAAAAACCGGCAAGTCATATTACGCTACCCCGGCAGCTATCGATATCAAAGACCAGGCAGCAAGGCAGCAACTGATACAGGAAACAGACCTCGTCATCTCCCTGCTCCCTCCTCATCTACACATCATCGTGGCAAAAGATTGCCTCCATTTCAAAAAAAACCTCCTCACCGCTTCCTATATAGACCCTGAAGTACGCAAACTCGAAAAGGACATTGAAAAAGCCGGCCTCCTGTTCATGTATGAAATGGGCCTCGATCCCGGCATCGATCATATGTCTGCGATGAAACTCATTCACTCCATTGAGAAAAAAGGCGGACAGATATTTTCCTTTAAATCCTACTGCGGCGGCCTTATCTCCCCCGACAGTATCGATAATCCCTGGCAGTACAAAATCTCCTGGAATGCCCGTAACGTAGTGCTGGCCGGTAGCTCCGGCGCCGTCTACCGCGAAAAAGGTAAAACAAGGGAAGTTGCCTACGAACAACTCTTCGACCACAATAAAACCATCCCGGTACCCGGACTGGGCAAACTGGCCTACTATCCCAACCGCGACTCCCTGGGATATATGGAATCCTACAAGCTGGAAAATATTGCGACCTTTATGCGGGCAACACTCCGCTTTCCGGATTTCTGTGAAGGCTGGAATGCACTCATCAAACTGGGCCTTACCAACGATACCAATAAACTACAAACCGATCATCTCACCTACTTTGACTGGGCTGCCCAGCATATCGAAGGCACCGACAAACAAGCCGGACATGAAGAAGTAATGGCCAGGTTCCTGGGCGTCAGCAGCAAATCAAAAGTGATCCGCCAGCTGCGTTTCCTCGGGTTGCTCAACGGTGATATCATTAATCTGGGAGAACAAACCAATGCAGGTATTCTGCAACATCTGGTGGAAGATAAACTGAAAATGGAGCCGTCTGATAAAGACATGATCGTGATGCTGCATGAAATTGAATTCGAACGCCGTAATATGGCCACCCGCATGCACAGTTACATGATTACACAGGGAGAAGACAACGTGCGCACTGCCATGGCCAAAACTGTTGGCCTGCCATTGGGTATCATGGCCAAACTGCTGCTACAGGAGAAAATTACGCTCACTGGCCTGCAGATACCAGTGATGCCTGAAGTATATAATCCGGTATTAAAGGAACTCGAAGAACACGATATCCGCTTTGAAGAAAGTTTTGAGTAG
- the gyrA gene encoding DNA gyrase subunit A: MTEHTENQQEGRIVQINIEEQMKTAYIDYSMSVIVGRALPDVRDGLKPVHRRVLFGMNELGNTSSKPYKKSARIVGEVMGKYHPHGDASIYDTIVRLAQPWSMRYPMVDGQGNFGSVDGDMPAAMRYTEIRLQRIAEAMLEDIEKETVDFTNNFDDTLEEPTVLPTRIPNLLVNGASGIAVGMATNIMPHNLSEVVDGAVAYIDNRDITVEELIKYIKAPDFPTGGVIYGFEGVKQGFETGRGRVVVRGKINAETAKNGRERLVIYELPYQINKAVLHQKIAQLVNDKIIEGITDVRDESDREGMRLVIDLKKEAISNVIINQLFKYSELQTSYGINNVALVKGRPRILNLKDMLAEFIDFRHEVVVRRTRFDLRKAEEKAHILAGYLIALDHLDEVIALIRASNTPDVARDGLMSQFGLSEIQSKAILELRLQRLTGMERDKIRAEYDEIMKLIAYLKDVLNDEALRMNIIKEELLEVKKKFGDERKTEIQYLASEMRIEDIIAEEDVVITISHLGYIKRTSAYDYRQQKRGGRGAIGGKTRDEDYIEHLFVASTHHTMLFFTEKGRCYWLKVYEIPEGEKSGKGRAIQNMIQLPADDKIRAIIDIKDLGDKDFINNHYIILCTKKGIIKKTLLEEFSRPRQNGVNAITINEGDQLLEAKLTTGDSQIMMAIQSGRAIRFPEATVRDTGRGAIGVRGIEVDSEKDEVVGMICVNKDDESRTVLVVSEKGFGKRTNIEEYRITNRGGKGVKTINITEKTGSLIAILDVTEKHDLMITCKSGITIRMAVSDIREAGRATQGVRLIRLDDADEIAAVARLDEQEEEIVEVEGMEGETGTEANESTDSAADQETVAEGPDAPQE; the protein is encoded by the coding sequence ATGACAGAGCACACGGAAAATCAGCAGGAAGGGAGAATTGTTCAGATAAACATCGAGGAACAAATGAAGACGGCTTATATCGATTACTCCATGTCAGTAATCGTAGGTCGTGCCTTGCCCGATGTGAGAGATGGTTTAAAGCCTGTACACCGCCGCGTTTTATTCGGTATGAATGAGCTGGGCAACACCAGCAGCAAGCCATACAAGAAGTCAGCGCGTATTGTGGGTGAGGTAATGGGTAAGTACCACCCGCATGGTGACGCCTCTATCTACGACACCATTGTTAGGCTGGCCCAGCCCTGGAGCATGCGTTACCCCATGGTGGACGGTCAGGGTAACTTCGGATCGGTAGATGGCGATATGCCCGCTGCGATGCGTTACACCGAGATCCGTCTTCAGCGTATTGCAGAAGCTATGCTGGAGGACATTGAAAAAGAAACGGTAGATTTCACCAACAACTTCGATGACACCCTCGAAGAACCCACCGTATTACCTACCCGTATTCCGAACCTCCTGGTAAATGGTGCTTCCGGTATCGCGGTAGGGATGGCCACCAACATCATGCCTCATAACCTCAGCGAGGTGGTAGATGGTGCCGTAGCCTATATCGACAACAGGGACATCACCGTTGAAGAGCTCATCAAATACATCAAGGCACCCGACTTCCCTACAGGAGGGGTGATATATGGTTTTGAAGGCGTTAAACAAGGCTTTGAAACCGGAAGAGGAAGAGTAGTGGTAAGAGGTAAGATCAACGCTGAAACGGCTAAAAACGGCCGCGAAAGACTGGTGATCTATGAACTGCCTTACCAGATCAATAAAGCTGTACTGCACCAGAAGATAGCTCAGCTGGTCAACGATAAAATCATTGAAGGCATCACCGATGTGCGTGACGAAAGTGACCGCGAAGGAATGCGCCTGGTGATCGATCTGAAGAAGGAAGCTATTTCCAACGTGATCATCAACCAGTTGTTTAAATATTCCGAACTCCAGACTTCCTACGGTATCAACAACGTAGCACTGGTAAAAGGCCGTCCGCGTATCCTCAACCTGAAGGATATGCTGGCTGAGTTCATCGACTTCCGCCACGAAGTAGTGGTAAGAAGGACCCGCTTCGACCTCCGCAAAGCAGAAGAAAAAGCACATATCCTCGCAGGTTACCTCATCGCATTGGACCACCTCGATGAAGTGATCGCCCTGATCCGTGCCTCTAATACGCCGGATGTGGCCAGAGACGGACTCATGTCCCAGTTCGGCCTCTCCGAGATCCAGTCCAAAGCAATCCTGGAACTTCGTCTGCAACGCCTCACCGGCATGGAACGCGATAAGATCCGCGCTGAGTACGACGAGATCATGAAACTGATCGCCTACCTGAAAGATGTACTGAATGATGAGGCGCTGAGAATGAACATCATCAAGGAAGAACTGCTGGAAGTGAAAAAGAAATTCGGTGACGAACGTAAAACCGAGATCCAGTACCTGGCCAGCGAAATGAGGATCGAAGATATCATCGCTGAAGAAGATGTGGTAATCACCATCTCCCACCTGGGATATATCAAACGTACTTCTGCCTACGACTATCGTCAGCAGAAACGCGGCGGCCGTGGCGCCATCGGGGGCAAGACCCGTGACGAGGACTATATTGAACATTTGTTCGTAGCCTCTACGCACCATACCATGCTGTTCTTTACTGAAAAAGGACGCTGCTACTGGCTTAAGGTATATGAGATCCCTGAAGGCGAGAAAAGCGGCAAAGGACGTGCTATACAGAATATGATCCAGCTGCCGGCCGATGATAAGATCCGTGCGATCATCGATATCAAGGACCTGGGCGACAAGGATTTTATCAACAATCATTACATCATACTTTGCACCAAAAAAGGTATCATCAAAAAAACACTGCTGGAAGAGTTCTCCCGTCCTCGTCAGAACGGTGTAAACGCTATTACCATCAACGAAGGTGATCAGCTGCTGGAAGCAAAACTCACCACCGGCGACAGCCAGATCATGATGGCTATCCAGAGCGGCCGTGCTATCCGTTTCCCGGAAGCTACCGTGCGTGACACCGGCCGTGGTGCTATCGGTGTGAGAGGTATCGAAGTAGACAGTGAGAAAGATGAAGTGGTTGGTATGATTTGTGTTAATAAGGACGACGAATCACGGACAGTGCTGGTAGTATCTGAAAAAGGTTTCGGTAAAAGAACAAATATTGAAGAATACCGTATCACCAACAGAGGTGGTAAAGGGGTAAAAACCATCAATATCACGGAAAAAACCGGTAGCCTCATCGCCATCCTGGACGTAACAGAGAAACATGACCTGATGATCACCTGTAAGTCTGGTATCACCATCCGTATGGCGGTATCCGATATTCGCGAAGCTGGCCGTGCTACCCAGGGGGTACGCCTGATCCGCCTCGACGACGCAGATGAAATTGCAGCTGTAGCCCGCCTCGATGAACAGGAAGAAGAAATAGTAGAAGTAGAAGGAATGGAAGGTGAAACCGGTACTGAAGCAAATGAAAGCACTGACAGTGCAGCAGACCAGGAAACTGTAGCAGAAGGTCCTGATGCTCCGCAGGAATAG
- a CDS encoding lipopolysaccharide assembly protein LapB, whose amino-acid sequence MKKLLVSLLFCTASASVMAQRAKVSSADENLKKQDLEKAKADIDAALQNEKTKNDAKTWLVNGKILEAMGTKQKSATLALEAYSSFKKALEIDPKMKEAILEMSGPMFNVYATVANAGYGFLNEQKWDSSVVDFKHAFEIADYYNSKNLGTTIPTDTALTFYTGYAANMANKKDDALTFLKKAADLQFKGEPALYVVLGQLYEEKGDQANWLKTIDQGKALFPKDKRFNDMEMAFYSKTGKTNELLSMLEKKMADNPNDEAAILDYAIRVDNLANPRDEKGNDAPKPANYEELIGKAEGAYKKVLTLNANDATANFQLGALYFNKAVVFNKQLNDLDSKQQTSPKAKELQGKVEGLMNQALPFFEKADASFTAKASSLDASDKQTYESCLYALQKIYAIKNQTTKVEEVKKKLDALK is encoded by the coding sequence ATGAAAAAATTATTGGTATCTCTTCTCTTTTGTACGGCCAGCGCGTCGGTGATGGCCCAAAGGGCAAAAGTTAGCAGCGCAGATGAGAACCTGAAAAAACAAGATCTGGAGAAAGCCAAAGCAGATATCGATGCAGCGTTACAAAACGAAAAGACAAAGAACGATGCAAAGACCTGGCTGGTAAACGGTAAAATCCTCGAAGCGATGGGCACCAAACAAAAAAGTGCAACACTCGCCCTCGAAGCTTATTCCTCCTTCAAAAAAGCATTGGAGATAGATCCTAAAATGAAAGAAGCCATTCTTGAAATGAGCGGACCTATGTTCAACGTATACGCTACTGTAGCCAACGCTGGTTACGGTTTCCTGAATGAACAGAAATGGGATTCTTCAGTAGTAGATTTCAAACATGCCTTCGAAATTGCGGACTACTATAACAGCAAAAACCTGGGTACTACCATCCCTACAGATACAGCACTCACTTTTTATACCGGTTATGCTGCAAACATGGCCAATAAAAAAGATGATGCATTAACCTTCCTGAAAAAAGCTGCCGACCTGCAGTTCAAAGGCGAACCTGCATTGTACGTTGTACTGGGCCAGCTGTATGAAGAAAAAGGTGACCAGGCCAACTGGCTCAAAACCATTGATCAAGGTAAAGCTTTATTCCCTAAGGATAAACGCTTCAACGATATGGAAATGGCCTTCTACAGCAAAACCGGTAAAACCAACGAGTTACTGTCTATGCTGGAAAAGAAAATGGCTGATAATCCAAATGACGAAGCAGCCATCCTGGATTACGCTATCCGCGTAGACAACCTGGCTAATCCCCGCGACGAAAAAGGTAACGACGCGCCTAAGCCAGCTAACTACGAAGAGCTGATCGGCAAAGCAGAAGGTGCTTATAAAAAAGTACTGACTTTAAATGCTAATGATGCTACTGCTAACTTCCAGCTCGGCGCCCTGTACTTCAACAAGGCCGTTGTATTCAACAAACAACTGAACGATCTGGATAGCAAACAACAGACATCTCCAAAAGCAAAAGAACTGCAGGGTAAAGTAGAAGGCCTGATGAACCAGGCATTGCCTTTCTTCGAGAAAGCTGATGCCAGCTTCACTGCTAAAGCCAGCAGCCTCGATGCCAGCGACAAACAGACTTACGAAAGCTGCCTGTACGCACTGCAGAAAATCTACGCTATCAAAAACCAGACTACGAAAGTAGAAGAAGTGAAAAAGAAACTGGACGCACTGAAATAG